A genomic region of Cryptosporangium aurantiacum contains the following coding sequences:
- the dhaK gene encoding dihydroxyacetone kinase subunit DhaK, with amino-acid sequence MKKLINAPADVVVEALAGLAAAHPKLAVDLKNRVVYRGDGPVRGKVGLISGGGSGHEPMHGGFVGRGMLDAACAGEVFTSPVPDQILAATQLADGGAGVLHIVKNYTGDVMNFEMAAELAEGVEIATVITNDDVAVEDSLYTAGRRGVGVTVLLEKIAGAAAEEGRPLAEVAAIAQRVNDRGRSMGLALTSCTVPAAGKPTFDLPDDQMELGVGIHGEPGRRRVPMASAHEAAAMLVEPVLAELQPDQGVLAFVNGLGGTPLIEQYLLYGEVAALLDKQGIPVVRSLVGSYITSLDMAGASVTLLALDDELLRLWDAPVDTPGLRWGA; translated from the coding sequence ATGAAAAAGCTCATCAACGCTCCCGCCGACGTCGTGGTCGAGGCACTCGCGGGCCTGGCCGCCGCTCACCCGAAGCTGGCGGTCGATCTCAAGAACCGGGTCGTGTACCGGGGAGACGGGCCGGTCCGGGGCAAGGTCGGGCTGATCTCCGGCGGCGGGTCGGGGCACGAGCCGATGCACGGCGGCTTCGTCGGGCGCGGCATGCTCGACGCCGCCTGCGCCGGGGAAGTGTTCACCTCTCCCGTCCCCGACCAGATCCTCGCCGCGACCCAACTCGCCGACGGTGGTGCCGGCGTGCTCCACATCGTCAAGAACTACACCGGCGACGTCATGAACTTTGAGATGGCCGCGGAACTGGCCGAGGGCGTCGAGATCGCCACCGTGATCACGAACGACGACGTCGCCGTGGAAGACAGCCTCTACACCGCGGGCCGGCGCGGCGTGGGCGTCACCGTGCTGCTGGAGAAGATCGCCGGCGCCGCCGCCGAAGAGGGCCGTCCGCTCGCCGAGGTCGCCGCGATCGCGCAGCGTGTCAACGACCGCGGCCGCAGCATGGGGCTCGCGCTGACGTCGTGCACGGTGCCGGCCGCCGGGAAGCCCACGTTCGACCTCCCGGACGACCAGATGGAGCTCGGCGTCGGCATCCACGGCGAACCCGGCAGGCGGCGGGTGCCCATGGCGTCGGCGCACGAGGCGGCCGCGATGCTGGTCGAGCCGGTACTGGCCGAGCTCCAGCCGGACCAGGGTGTGCTGGCGTTCGTCAACGGCCTCGGCGGAACCCCGCTGATCGAGCAGTATTTGCTCTATGGCGAGGTCGCCGCGCTGCTGGACAAGCAGGGCATACCGGTCGTGCGATCGTTGGTGGGGTCGTACATCACCAGCCTCGACATGGCCGGAGCGTCGGTGACGCTGCTGGCCCTCGACGACGAGCTGCTCCGGCTGTGGGACGCCCCGGTCGACACGCCCGGGCTGCGGTGGGGCGCGTGA
- the dhaL gene encoding dihydroxyacetone kinase subunit DhaL: protein MSDVEAWVREFARSVVAEAPRLTELDSAIGDADHGANLSRGLTAVVAALEDSSFPDDGALLKKVGMVLVSTVGGASGPLYGTFFLRAAGSIGDGFPAAFRAGVDGVAARGKAAPGDKTMLDTLVPAAEALAAGKDWAAVVDAADAGRDATIPLVARKGRASYLGERSAGHLDPGATSAALLVTAAAVTLGASG, encoded by the coding sequence GTGAGTGACGTCGAGGCCTGGGTGCGGGAGTTCGCGCGGTCGGTGGTGGCGGAGGCGCCGCGGCTGACAGAGTTGGACTCCGCGATCGGCGACGCCGACCACGGCGCCAACCTCTCGCGGGGGCTGACCGCGGTGGTCGCGGCGCTCGAGGATTCGTCGTTCCCCGACGACGGGGCGTTGCTCAAAAAGGTCGGGATGGTGCTGGTCAGCACCGTCGGCGGCGCCAGCGGACCGCTCTACGGCACGTTCTTCCTGCGAGCCGCGGGTTCAATCGGCGACGGCTTCCCGGCCGCGTTCCGCGCCGGCGTCGACGGCGTCGCTGCCCGGGGCAAAGCCGCGCCCGGCGACAAGACCATGCTCGACACGCTGGTCCCGGCCGCCGAGGCGCTGGCAGCGGGCAAGGATTGGGCCGCCGTGGTGGACGCCGCCGACGCCGGCCGGGACGCGACGATCCCGCTCGTCGCCCGCAAGGGCCGAGCCAGCTACCTGGGTGAGCGCAGCGCCGGTCACCTCGATCCGGGGGCGACCTCGGCGGCGCTGCTGGTCACGGCGGCCGCGGTGACCCTCGGGGCAAGTGGCTGA